AAAGTAGGGCCGAATGGCAAATTAGATTTAAGTATGAAAGGGTATGATGGTTTTGTACTGGTTTTTGAAGAGTAAGTGAAGCCTGAAAGCTGTTGAGCGACATGTAGAGCTATTTTTTACACTCCTCTTTTTTCTTTTTTAAACGTAAAGTACGCAAAGTCTTCCGCACAAAAAACACAAAGTCGGGTAAATTCAATAGATAAATTGGTTTATGGAAACAGCCTCTTTTTTTCTACTGATAATCCCGGCTTTTAGTGAGTTCCTTCAGCGATTGAAGATCATGGACGGGGCGCTCAATTTCAAATGGAATTTCCCTTTTGCTAAACTGCTGGAAATAGAGTAAGCAGGCATCTTTCCAGATTTGAGCATCTCTGCATTGCGTTCGGAGTTTAGATTGCACTTCTGCGAAACGTTCGTTGTCTATTGATCCCTTCATTTTGTCCCAGTCTTTTTGAAAAGATCTGACCGTCTGAACGCCATGGTCATAGCGAATGCATAGTTCTGTCCACAAATCATTTCCACTTTTCAGGCGGTAAGACCATGGCACATGGTGAAACCAGAGCAGATATATTTCCGGGCAGCTGGAGAGGCTATTGAAGGTTGAACTTAATGGCTCGTGATATTGGTCAACTGCATCGCTTCCGTTACGGGTTCTGTCAAAACCTATCCCCACGGTGTCTGCCTTGTGGTAATAAACAGAGGTCCAGTCTGGACGGATTTTATCATTAGAAAACCATGGTGCAGGGCCATAATGATGGCCTTCGGCGAAAATATGGTGAAGTCCCAGTGGCATCATATAATCAACGGCCGCCTCCCTGCTTTCCAACATGATATTTTGAGTAGTTTTGACAAAGTTAGCGTCGGTTGTTTTTTCTTTATGATCGAGAAAAGTCTGTTTTATCCATTCTGCAGCTATCACTTTGCTCTCTAGTTTGTTATTCCACGCCAGACGCCCAAATGCATACCAATTTGCCTGGGCAAAAGTGTGTCCGGTCCAGTTTACATCATTACCAATGTTAGCCACTCCTGCAATGGCGGTAAAATCAGTTTTGCTTAATGAGCCATCGGTGCAGGCGGCAACGGTACTGCCTTTTCCAATTTTATAAGTGTCGCTATTTAAACATTCTTCCCATAAGGTAGAGAGGAAAACAAGTTGTTTGGAGGCGCCCAGGTACTCTTGGGTTATTTGAAATTCAGGCATCACCGGGGTTTTAGACATTGCTCCAAACAAAGGGCTAAAGGGCTCTCTTGGCTGGAAATCAAGTGGGCCATTTTTTACCTGTAAAATTACATTTTTCCTGAAAGCGCCATCAAGTGGTAAAAATTCTTTGTAAGCTTGTTTGGTTCTGTCCTCAGGAGATGGGTTATAAACAAAGGCACGCCACATCACGATTCCATCGAAAGGAGCCAAGGCATCGGCTAACATATTTGCGCCATCCACGTGGGTTCTTCCGTAATCTTGCGGTCCGGGTTGTCCTTCACTGTTAGCTTTAACCAGAAATCCTCCAAAGTCAGGGATGAGTTTATAAATTTCCACTACTTTATCTTTCCACCATTGTTGAACCTGAGGATCTAAGGGGTCTGCCTTTTTTAATTTACCGATAAGAACAGGGGATGAAAAATTAACAGATAAATAGGTTTTTATTCCATAGGGACGCAGACTTTCTGCAATTACCTTCACTTTTTCCAGGTAAGCCTGGGTAAGGACTTTTGCTGATGCATTTACATTGTTTAAAACCGCACCGTTAATACCGATTGATGCATTTGCCCTGGCGTAAGTTTTCCATTTTTCTCGGTCCTGATTAGTAATCTCCAATCCATTCGCGGTATTGCCCCAAAATATTGAACTTCCCGCATAACCTCTTTCAATGCTGCCATCCAGGTTATCCCAATGGTTGAGGATTCTTCTGGAGTAGGAAGGATTTGAAATAAAGTTGCGCTGTGGGAGGTTAAGGTATTGACGCCTCAACAATTCGTAGGTGCCGTATAATAAACCCAGTTCTGTACGGGCATTGATTGCTGATTCTTCCAATTGGAATCCATCGCCTTTGATAGCGGAATTTTTGCTTAGATTAAGTTTTAAGACCATATTCTCCTTGCCCAACCAGCCTTTTTTGAGTTCATCTGTTGCAAGGTCTATAATAGGGGAGTGGACTGGACAGGAAATACTAACTTTTACTGCAGAATGGTTTCGGAGCCATAGTGCGTGACCATCTTCGGCTTTTGATATTGTTGCGTGACTTAACATCAGTAATGCAACTGTAACCATCCTTTTAATATATGCCATTTTTCTTTCTATATAATGCTTTAAAGTATTTTATCCAATATTCCGGGCTTGCTCACTCCGAGCCTTTGCGTTATCGTATACGGCTTAAAATGCCTGGATGTTTAACGTTGCTGAAAACGCCACCAGTCTATATCAATTGCAGTAGAGGGATCACCGCCGGATATTAAAAGATAAAAATCTTGTTTACCTTGGATAGGTTCGGCTTTTGCAGCGCGTATTTGTAAGTCGGCTGTCTTATCACCAGTAGAAACTAATTTTGCAATTTGTTTTCCATCTAAACTACCTACGCGTACTTCAAGGCTGGTGCCAGGTGAGAGACCGCTCACTTTTGCGCTAAAATCTTTTGGACCTTTTTTTCCAAAATCTACACCTTGAATTTTGATCCAGTTGTTATTTTTCATACCCGAAATCTCCATTCCACCGTCGGCTGTGTTTTTGGTTATAATCCCGTTTTGATCCTGCATGCTTTCCGCTTCGTTTCGTTGATAAGGATTTACCGAGCCAACTTGTGTTACACCATTTGCCGTATAACTTATCTGAACAATCGAACCATCTGGCTTGTAAGTTAATTCTTCAATAGCCAGGTTTCTTTTGTAAACAGGAGGGATACCCTTTTTTATAGCCACAAGCCTGTTGTGGTAGGCATGGTACCATTTTCCTTTAAATTCAAATATCCCGTGGTGATTATTGTTATTATTGTTTGGTGGTTGCGCGCCTATAACGCCTTTATAGACAAATCCAGTGGTTGGACTCTTACTCATCATATAATCAATCCTCATTTCTGCCTTAGGGTTAGAGGAATACGAAAAATAGTAATTGCCGTTTCGCTTATGCATCCATGAGGCTTCAAAAAAGGCAGGGACATGAAAAGAACTTGCCTGACCATTTACGCTGATCATATCTTCATTCAGTTTAATTACCCGCATATTATCTTCACCATTGCCCCCAAAATATAAATATGCCTGTCCATCATCATCCAAAAAAGCCATTGGATCGAATAACCACATGTTTTTTGCAGGTTGTACGCCTGGGGTTTCATTATCAATTAGTTTTTTACCCAATGGATCTTTAAACGGCCCGATTGGAGAGGAGGATGTAGCTACACCAATGCCTGATCCACCATTACCAAAATAAAGATAAATTTTGCCATTTCTGGCGATAACCGAAGGTGCCCAGGTTCTATTTGCCCAGGATACATCGCGGGGCGCCTCAAAAACGACACCGTGATCAGTCCAATTTTTCATATCACTACTGGAAATACAGACAATCGATTTCATTTTATAACCGCTATCCTTATCATCGGTGTTGTCATCATCGTTTGATGCATAAATGTAAACCCTTCCGTTATAGACCAATGTGGCTGGATCTGCCAGATGCCTGTGAGCAGCAATATGGTCATCGGCTTGCACGTGTTGACTTAAAATTAAGAATGAGGAAAATAGGATAATGAGTTTAAAAGGTATTTTACTTAGTTTTTTCATTTTGAGTTGGCTTATAAAGTTTCATCTATCAACGGAATTTTTGCCTTGCTGCCGAAATTAGTGGCATTTGGGTAATGAACCGGATGATTTTGACAGCTAATTGGTTTAATTGATGGTTTTTTGCGTATTGGTTAAAATTTTGTGACCTCGAAATATGCCTTTTTTGGCTTAAGTTCCTGATCAAACAGTAACGGGTAGTTTTTCCGGCCACGGTTATCCAGCCAGCTGTATTGGTCTGATAGGTTCCAGAAGGTTACACCGGTAATATGATCCTTATGTTTCCGGAGAACATCGAAAATCATTTTATATTGTTGGAGCTGCTTTTCTTCCATTTCCGGCGTAAATGTTGCAACTGCTTTTTGCGTATTGCCCTTAATCAATTGCCCGCCCTGATGGCCATCATATACCGATACATCCAGCTCTGTAATCTGAATTTTAAGTCCCAGGGAAGAAAAAAGGGTAATAGATTTTTCCAGTTCCGAGCGGCTCGGATTATTTACAGACCAGTGTCCCTGAAGCCCGACTCCATGGATTGGAACACCCTTAGCCAGGAGGCCTTTAAGCATTCTGTAAATTTTTTCTCGCTTTAATGGCTGTTCCGTATTATAATCGTTGTAAAATAGCTGGGCATTTGGATCTGCCTGGTGCGCGTACCTAAAAGACATTTCTATAAAATCTTCGCCTGCGATTTGGTATAACGGCGATTTCCGGAAATAGGCAGAATCATCTGCAATAGCCTCGTTAACAACGTCCCATGCGTATATATCTTTTTTATACCTGCTTACAACAGTGTTAATGTGCTCTTGAATTCTTTTTAGCAAAGTTTCTTTTGAGGTTACACTTCCATCTTCATTTTTAAATAACCAGCGAGGGGTTTGGTTATGCCATACCAGGCAATGTCCGCGTAGTTTTAACCCATTTGCTCTTGCAAAGGAAGCTATAGAGTCTGCAACTTTCCAATTGTAGGTATTTTCCATGGGAT
The nucleotide sequence above comes from Pedobacter riviphilus. Encoded proteins:
- a CDS encoding glycoside hydrolase family 43 protein, producing the protein MKKLSKIPFKLIILFSSFLILSQHVQADDHIAAHRHLADPATLVYNGRVYIYASNDDDNTDDKDSGYKMKSIVCISSSDMKNWTDHGVVFEAPRDVSWANRTWAPSVIARNGKIYLYFGNGGSGIGVATSSSPIGPFKDPLGKKLIDNETPGVQPAKNMWLFDPMAFLDDDGQAYLYFGGNGEDNMRVIKLNEDMISVNGQASSFHVPAFFEASWMHKRNGNYYFSYSSNPKAEMRIDYMMSKSPTTGFVYKGVIGAQPPNNNNNNHHGIFEFKGKWYHAYHNRLVAIKKGIPPVYKRNLAIEELTYKPDGSIVQISYTANGVTQVGSVNPYQRNEAESMQDQNGIITKNTADGGMEISGMKNNNWIKIQGVDFGKKGPKDFSAKVSGLSPGTSLEVRVGSLDGKQIAKLVSTGDKTADLQIRAAKAEPIQGKQDFYLLISGGDPSTAIDIDWWRFQQR
- a CDS encoding endo-1,4-beta-xylanase yields the protein MRKPNITPYLATLLLITGMVFSAYKNKGDNAKGLKDYYQKYFPIGVAVTPWDLSGDKRNLILSQFNSITSENAMKMGPIHPMENTYNWKVADSIASFARANGLKLRGHCLVWHNQTPRWLFKNEDGSVTSKETLLKRIQEHINTVVSRYKKDIYAWDVVNEAIADDSAYFRKSPLYQIAGEDFIEMSFRYAHQADPNAQLFYNDYNTEQPLKREKIYRMLKGLLAKGVPIHGVGLQGHWSVNNPSRSELEKSITLFSSLGLKIQITELDVSVYDGHQGGQLIKGNTQKAVATFTPEMEEKQLQQYKMIFDVLRKHKDHITGVTFWNLSDQYSWLDNRGRKNYPLLFDQELKPKKAYFEVTKF
- a CDS encoding alpha-glucuronidase, with translation MAYIKRMVTVALLMLSHATISKAEDGHALWLRNHSAVKVSISCPVHSPIIDLATDELKKGWLGKENMVLKLNLSKNSAIKGDGFQLEESAINARTELGLLYGTYELLRRQYLNLPQRNFISNPSYSRRILNHWDNLDGSIERGYAGSSIFWGNTANGLEITNQDREKWKTYARANASIGINGAVLNNVNASAKVLTQAYLEKVKVIAESLRPYGIKTYLSVNFSSPVLIGKLKKADPLDPQVQQWWKDKVVEIYKLIPDFGGFLVKANSEGQPGPQDYGRTHVDGANMLADALAPFDGIVMWRAFVYNPSPEDRTKQAYKEFLPLDGAFRKNVILQVKNGPLDFQPREPFSPLFGAMSKTPVMPEFQITQEYLGASKQLVFLSTLWEECLNSDTYKIGKGSTVAACTDGSLSKTDFTAIAGVANIGNDVNWTGHTFAQANWYAFGRLAWNNKLESKVIAAEWIKQTFLDHKEKTTDANFVKTTQNIMLESREAAVDYMMPLGLHHIFAEGHHYGPAPWFSNDKIRPDWTSVYYHKADTVGIGFDRTRNGSDAVDQYHEPLSSTFNSLSSCPEIYLLWFHHVPWSYRLKSGNDLWTELCIRYDHGVQTVRSFQKDWDKMKGSIDNERFAEVQSKLRTQCRDAQIWKDACLLYFQQFSKREIPFEIERPVHDLQSLKELTKSRDYQ